One window of Medicago truncatula cultivar Jemalong A17 chromosome 2, MtrunA17r5.0-ANR, whole genome shotgun sequence genomic DNA carries:
- the LOC25487680 gene encoding uncharacterized protein isoform X2: MTLFMSKLGNFNIMKNKKTKTIDGNLGHVSKKFHRFYFVKLSSIDPESISIIKKEEKVIQKMNQDICEITEMITKNGSKRDYLDSVLNRLKFSQHYRIYCMENREKVLRGLYMALDELNFRSMKKANGGCLGEKLDENLHGSKSLAEEKQILRDIKIQQKEKEKEKDVASFKSLEVLKETISDSGWSIYYCWKVKNVEQIKRKNDLDKLVIEIEQFQVKHMERHSGNDFEKGNISNYECLKQTIKYHIKYLCERKESETRIRYCVKEHEDINAKLYSLSAKLIEKHKNKDEAYQRIFKLKNIVSW, encoded by the exons ATGACTTTGTTTATGTCAAAATTAGGAAACTTTAACATCATGAAGAATAAGAAAACAAAGACTATCGATGGCAATTTAGGGCATGTTTCCAAAAAATTTCATCGATTCTACTTTGTCAAGCTTTCTTCAATAGATCCAGAATcaatatcaataatcaaaaaggaagagaaagtgATTCAGAAAATGAATCAAGACATTTGTGAAATCACAGAAATGATCACAAAGAACGGG TCAAAAAGAGATTATCTGGATTCTGTTTTGAATCGGTTAAAATTTTCACAACATTATCGGATATACTGTATGGAGAATAGAGAAAAGGTACTGAGAGGTTTATATATGGCACTTGATGAATTGAATTTCAGGAGTATGAAAAAAGCAAATGGAGGATGCTTGGGGGAAAAGCTTGatgaaaat CTACATGGAAGCAAAAGTTTGGCTGAGGAGAAACAAATTCTGAGGGATATAAAAATTCaacagaaagagaaagagaaagagaaagatgtTGCTTCATTCAAATCACTAGAAGTGCTTAAGGAAACG ATATCGGATAGCGGGTGGAGTATATACTACTGTTGGAAAGTTAAAAACGTGGAGCAGATTAAACGGAAGAATGATTTGGATAAGCTCGTGATAGAAATTGAACAATTTCAAGTCAAACATATGGAAAGACATTCTGGTAATGATTTTGAGAAGGGAAATATTTCCAACTATGAATGCTTGAAGCAAACTATAAAATATCATATTAAG tATCTATGTGAACGGAAGGAATCTGAGACCAGAATTAGATATTGTGTGAAAGAACATGAAGACATAAATGCAAAATTATATTCTTTGAGTGCAAAATTGATAGAGAAGCATAAGAATAAGGATGAAGCATATCAAAGGattttcaaattgaaaaatatagtaTCATGGTGA
- the LOC25487680 gene encoding uncharacterized protein isoform X1, whose translation MTLFMSKLGNFNIMKNKKTKTIDGNLGHVSKKFHRFYFVKLSSIDPESISIIKKEEKVIQKMNQDICEITEMITKNGSKRDYLDSVLNRLKFSQHYRIYCMENREKVLRGLYMALDELNFRSMKKANGGCLGEKLDENSLSYLKLHGSKSLAEEKQILRDIKIQQKEKEKEKDVASFKSLEVLKETISDSGWSIYYCWKVKNVEQIKRKNDLDKLVIEIEQFQVKHMERHSGNDFEKGNISNYECLKQTIKYHIKYLCERKESETRIRYCVKEHEDINAKLYSLSAKLIEKHKNKDEAYQRIFKLKNIVSW comes from the exons ATGACTTTGTTTATGTCAAAATTAGGAAACTTTAACATCATGAAGAATAAGAAAACAAAGACTATCGATGGCAATTTAGGGCATGTTTCCAAAAAATTTCATCGATTCTACTTTGTCAAGCTTTCTTCAATAGATCCAGAATcaatatcaataatcaaaaaggaagagaaagtgATTCAGAAAATGAATCAAGACATTTGTGAAATCACAGAAATGATCACAAAGAACGGG TCAAAAAGAGATTATCTGGATTCTGTTTTGAATCGGTTAAAATTTTCACAACATTATCGGATATACTGTATGGAGAATAGAGAAAAGGTACTGAGAGGTTTATATATGGCACTTGATGAATTGAATTTCAGGAGTATGAAAAAAGCAAATGGAGGATGCTTGGGGGAAAAGCTTGatgaaaat TCTTTGAGTTATTTGAAGCTACATGGAAGCAAAAGTTTGGCTGAGGAGAAACAAATTCTGAGGGATATAAAAATTCaacagaaagagaaagagaaagagaaagatgtTGCTTCATTCAAATCACTAGAAGTGCTTAAGGAAACG ATATCGGATAGCGGGTGGAGTATATACTACTGTTGGAAAGTTAAAAACGTGGAGCAGATTAAACGGAAGAATGATTTGGATAAGCTCGTGATAGAAATTGAACAATTTCAAGTCAAACATATGGAAAGACATTCTGGTAATGATTTTGAGAAGGGAAATATTTCCAACTATGAATGCTTGAAGCAAACTATAAAATATCATATTAAG tATCTATGTGAACGGAAGGAATCTGAGACCAGAATTAGATATTGTGTGAAAGAACATGAAGACATAAATGCAAAATTATATTCTTTGAGTGCAAAATTGATAGAGAAGCATAAGAATAAGGATGAAGCATATCAAAGGattttcaaattgaaaaatatagtaTCATGGTGA